The following is a genomic window from Opitutus sp. GAS368.
GACCTTGTCGCCGGATTTGCGCACGCTGCCCTCGATCACGTAGGCGACGCCGAGTTGCCGGGCGATTTCGGGGATGGAGGTGTCCTTGCCCTTGAAGTGGAACGACGACGTCCGCGCCGTCACCTTCAGCCCAGGGATTTTCGCCAGCACGTTGAGCAGCTCCTCGCTGATGCCGTCGGAGAAATACTCGTTGGCCTTGTCGTCGGAGAGATTCGCGAACGCCAGCACGGCGACGGATTTATCGTCGACCTTGGCCCCGGCCGGCTGGTCGGTGGTTGCGGTGAATGGCTTCATGCCCGCGGGCAAGGTCTCCCGGAGCAAAGCCTCCAGCCGCGGATCAGCGCGGAGGGGATCGAATTCAGGACCGGAGCGGGCGAAAAGATAGAGCATCCGGTGGCCGTGAGGTCGCCGGAGTTCGCCCGCCAGCCGGTCCAGGACCTCGTCATTGCGTCCGCCCAAATGCAGGATCGTCAACCCTTCCCACCAATCCCATCTCCCGGGGGCGACGGGGTTGTAATTGAGGTAAAGTCGCAGCGCTTGCCCGGCGGCCTCTTTTTCCCCGAGCAGCGCCTGCAACACGGCGACCCAACCGAGGGACTCGGCGTCAGCGGAATTTGACTTGAGCCTTTCCTCCACCGCCTGCAACGCACCGTGCCATTCGCTCCGGGCCGCTTCCGGATGTGATAACATCTGCTGGGCATGGCCGGTCCAATATTGCCGGGGGTAGTTGACCCCCCCGATCGAGACGAAGGGATTCGCGAAGGCGCCGAGCAATTGCAGGATCCGAGGTGCATCGCGCTGGACCACCGCCAGCCGCAAGGCGATGCCGGCCGCGTCATCGTTCAGCAATTCCGTCGGGGTCAGCTGGCCGACGGCCGCTTGCGCGGCGGCCATGTCCCCGAAACCGAACAGCTCCACGTTGGCCTTGAGGACGAAGGTCAGCGCGTCGTGCTTTTCCGCCAGCAGGCGGTCCGCGACCTTGTCCGCCTCCTGAAATTGACCGCCGAAAAAATACGCCCAACCGGCATCCAACGGCTGCTTGACCCGCAAAAAGACCGCCGCGGCGTCGGCAAAGTGATTCTCGTCCTGCAGTACCCGGCCGAGTTCCTGCCCGAGGACGTCGTCGGCCGGTCGTTCCTGCCAGAGCTCCCGATAAATGTGTTCCGATTCGGCCAGCATGTCCGGCGACCCCGGGAGAAATCCGGCCACCACCGCCCGGGCATGCCGGGCCTCGAAGGAACCGGGGGCGAGCGCGAGGGCCCGTTGCGCCCGCTTGGCCGCAGACTGGCGTCGCCCCTCGGAAATATCAAACCCCCGGTAGACCATGAAGGCATCCACCTGAGCAGAGGTGGCGAGCACCTCGGCGTCCGTCGAGTCGAGCTTCAGGGCCTGTCCGGCCAGATCATCCGCCGCGGCCAGGGTTTCACGACTGACGACCCGCCCCGCGGCGAGCAGGGCGCGAGACTTCGCCGCCAGCTGGCGAGTCGCGGAAAGAGGAGCGACGGCCGGAGTCGCGTCGGGTTTGAGCGACATCCGCCAGAGTACGAGTCCCGCCGCCGCCAGCAAGGCGATCCCCAGGGGCAGGAGCCAGACAACCCGGCGTTTCGACGCCGGCAAGACCCTGGCCGAACCGAGCCCGGCGTTACCAGGATCAGCCGCCGTCTGCTTCAGCGCTCCGGTGCGGTGCGACCAGAGTTTCAGGAAACGCTGCAGCACCTCGGACGAAATATTCCCGCCCGGCAGCTTGGTCCATTGCACCGTGCGAAAGCGGTCCGGCACCAGTGCACCGGATTCCTTGGTGTCGTCGATGACCACGGGCAGGATGAAAGCCACGCCGCTGGCGATGCCGCGGGCGCGCTCGGCGGCGAGATCCCACTCGATGCGGAAATAGCCCTCTTCCCGCGCCTGCGTGTTCGCCGAGATGACGGCGATGAAGAGCACGCACTCCTTGATCTGCCGGCGGATCTTGGCGTCCCATTCGTCGCCGTGCTCCAGCCCGCCCTCCGCATCGAACCACACCTCGACGCCCGCGGCGCGCAGGGCATCGGCGATGCGCTTCGCCGCCTCGGCGTCCTGCGAGGCGTAGCTGAGGAAGACGGCTTTGTTCTCCGCGGCGCTCACAGTTTGTTCAAGCCCGCGCGGGCGTTGCGCTGGCGGAGTTCATAGAGCTCCTTCAGCTTGGGCTGGTCGAGAATCGGCCGGGTCTTCGGGTTGGCCGCGATCACGTCGAAATCGATGATTTCGTTCCAAACCATCGCCTCGTCGTAGCGGTCGTAGCCGCGCTGCAGCCAGATGCGCGCCTGATCGGCCTCCCCCAGCAGGAGGTAGCAGTAGCCGAGGTAGGAGGGCGAGGCGCTGGCTCCCTCCGCCAGCGGCACCGCCTGGGCGAGCAACCGGTGCGCCTCATCGGGCTTTTTTTCCAGGATCGCGCAGTAGGCTCCGAGCAGGAGCAGCATCCCCTCGCCTTCGTGAATATTCTGCCGGGCCGCCGCCAGGGTCCGGCGCATCAGGTCCAGCCGGCCGGCCCGCCCGGCGGCCAGGATCGCGGGCATGTAGCTGTCCACGTTGTGCGGCGCCAGACCCACGCAAATCTCGGACCAGTGGATGGCCTGGTCGTAATTGCCCCCCACCAGATTGCTGTAGCTGAGGTCCCAGTGGCTGTTGGGACTGAGCGGGTCGAGTTCCCATTCCCGCTGCTTGGCGCTGAGCGCCTGGGGATAGTCGCCGACGTAGCGGTAATAGTCGCCGAGGCAATTCCAGTTCCATGGGTCGTTGGGCGCCAGGTCCCGGGCGCGCAGCACCTCCGCCAAGCCCTCGCTCCACCGCCATTCAAACTGGAACAGCTCCCACCCAATGACCGCATGGGCCGCGGCGTTCTGCGGATCGAGCGCGAGCGCCCGCCGCGCCGCCTGCAGCGCTCCGTCCGTGATCTCCCGCGCCTTGACCCCGCTCAGGTAGGCGTAGTTGGGCAGCACCACGCGGGCCTGCGCCAGGCCGACCAGGGCCGGCACGTAGTCCGGATCGATCGCCAGCGCGGCCTCGAACAGGCGGATGGATTCCCGCAGGTTGGCCTCGCCGCGTTTGGCGAACGCCCCCTGCGCCTGCAAAAAAAACGTGTAGGCCTCGATCTTGGTCGTCGTGGCGTGCGGCAGTTCCGCCTCGCCCAGCAGGCTGCCCTTCACGACGCCGAGGATGTTCTTCGCAATCTCGTCCTGCACGGCGAAGATGTCCTTCAGGTCGCGGTCATAGGTCTCCGACCAGACATGGAAGCCGTCGGCCGCCTTGATGAGCTGCGCCGTGATGCGAACCTTGTCGCCGGCCTTGCGCACGCTGCCCTCGACGACGTAGGCCACGCCGAGCTTCTGCGCGATCTCAGGGATGG
Proteins encoded in this region:
- a CDS encoding TIR domain-containing protein yields the protein MSAAENKAVFLSYASQDAEAAKRIADALRAAGVEVWFDAEGGLEHGDEWDAKIRRQIKECVLFIAVISANTQAREEGYFRIEWDLAAERARGIASGVAFILPVVIDDTKESGALVPDRFRTVQWTKLPGGNISSEVLQRFLKLWSHRTGALKQTAADPGNAGLGSARVLPASKRRVVWLLPLGIALLAAAGLVLWRMSLKPDATPAVAPLSATRQLAAKSRALLAAGRVVSRETLAAADDLAGQALKLDSTDAEVLATSAQVDAFMVYRGFDISEGRRQSAAKRAQRALALAPGSFEARHARAVVAGFLPGSPDMLAESEHIYRELWQERPADDVLGQELGRVLQDENHFADAAAVFLRVKQPLDAGWAYFFGGQFQEADKVADRLLAEKHDALTFVLKANVELFGFGDMAAAQAAVGQLTPTELLNDDAAGIALRLAVVQRDAPRILQLLGAFANPFVSIGGVNYPRQYWTGHAQQMLSHPEAARSEWHGALQAVEERLKSNSADAESLGWVAVLQALLGEKEAAGQALRLYLNYNPVAPGRWDWWEGLTILHLGGRNDEVLDRLAGELRRPHGHRMLYLFARSGPEFDPLRADPRLEALLRETLPAGMKPFTATTDQPAGAKVDDKSVAVLAFANLSDDKANEYFSDGISEELLNVLAKIPGLKVTARTSSFHFKGKDTSIPEIARQLGVAYVIEGSVRKSGDKVRITAQLIKAADDAHVWSDTFTRDLRDIFAVQDEIAGLVARNLQLKLGTAEVRREVDPEAHRLVLEGRHFWNLRSEDGFTRAEAAFRRAIALAPEFAAAHAGLADVLATRAGYRAYEGVLDSSIGLARTEAERAIALDPAMPEAYPALGLIRIWEGHPAEAEEIFRKALSLNQNYALPHHWLSLVYETGGRIDQALTEIGRAVALDPLSGIAVGTHGRMLMEAGRYADAIVAYERAAALLADRPTLQAGPALCLFRLNRGEEAVARARKTLAGQTRELRLTADAEAIYVLRRNGHEAEAADHAARVLPGFRADSYQRGAVLAALGRWAEAAPYLERTLPIMRYVFYWDPMWDEWRDDPRFQQLLVKLDCAEEYKVARETLVRLQQERKAKE